Proteins encoded by one window of Porphyrobacter sp. YT40:
- a CDS encoding adenylosuccinate synthetase gives MSADLLIVLSGPIGVGKSSFVEALEPFGASRVSTRQYIIDQTGCGNERRALQEAGDQLDRDTDGIWVADALAPALRSSPSKIVVLDSARIAAQVEALRERFGLKVLHVHLHADREILEDRYLRRDSEIREFNSYAEAAEHGTESQVHSLALIADLVLDTSDASSDQLAETALAFFGRQSPPVQAKLDVIVGGQYGSEGKGNICAALAEHYDCLVRVGGPNAGHRVADPAYKYVQLPSGTWTNEHAQIVISAGSMLWLPQLMLEMLDHKLTPDRLTIDPQAIIIDDEDRRIEEGDSSGGLNKIATTKQGVGSAVARKILNRGDAIFGPQVKLARDVEQLRSFVNPARKVIEGMLAAGRAVLVEGTQGTELSIHHGRYPHVTSRETSSSGCLSDTGVPFNVVRDVIMVVRTYPIRVGGTSGPMGQVIDFQTIADRSGISLDELEKTERGTVSGRPRRIAEFDWHRIRLAARLNGATKIALTFADYFGIENRQATDFASLNVQTQEFIRKLEQMTGIPVAYVSKAFAKDGVLERGSWK, from the coding sequence ATGTCGGCCGACTTACTGATCGTGCTTTCGGGTCCCATAGGCGTTGGCAAATCTAGTTTTGTTGAGGCACTCGAACCTTTCGGTGCTTCTCGGGTTTCAACTCGCCAGTATATCATCGACCAGACAGGCTGCGGAAACGAGCGCCGTGCCTTGCAGGAAGCAGGCGATCAACTGGACCGGGATACAGACGGCATCTGGGTCGCTGACGCTCTTGCTCCGGCTCTAAGGAGCTCGCCAAGCAAAATTGTCGTACTCGATTCTGCACGGATTGCAGCGCAGGTAGAGGCGTTGCGCGAACGCTTTGGTCTCAAAGTCTTACACGTCCATCTGCATGCTGACCGCGAAATCCTGGAAGATAGGTATTTGAGACGCGATTCTGAAATTCGCGAGTTCAACAGCTACGCCGAGGCAGCAGAGCACGGAACGGAAAGCCAAGTCCACTCTTTGGCACTGATCGCCGACCTAGTCCTCGACACCTCGGACGCGAGCAGCGACCAGCTGGCCGAGACGGCTCTTGCCTTTTTTGGCCGGCAATCGCCTCCAGTGCAGGCGAAACTCGACGTAATCGTCGGCGGGCAATATGGTAGCGAGGGAAAGGGTAACATCTGTGCAGCCCTTGCTGAGCATTACGATTGTCTGGTTAGGGTCGGTGGCCCCAATGCAGGGCACCGGGTCGCAGATCCAGCATATAAATATGTCCAACTGCCGTCAGGCACGTGGACGAACGAACACGCGCAAATCGTGATTTCTGCCGGCTCTATGCTGTGGCTCCCGCAGCTGATGCTGGAAATGCTCGACCACAAGCTTACCCCCGATCGGCTGACCATCGACCCTCAGGCAATCATCATCGACGATGAGGATCGCCGCATCGAAGAAGGCGATTCCAGCGGCGGCCTCAACAAAATTGCGACAACCAAGCAAGGGGTGGGTTCAGCGGTGGCCCGAAAGATATTGAACCGCGGCGATGCCATTTTCGGCCCACAGGTAAAGCTCGCGCGAGACGTCGAGCAGTTGCGCTCCTTCGTCAATCCTGCGCGAAAAGTCATCGAGGGAATGCTTGCAGCGGGACGCGCAGTACTCGTCGAGGGCACGCAAGGCACCGAACTGAGTATCCACCACGGGCGCTACCCCCATGTGACGTCTCGCGAGACCTCGAGCTCTGGCTGCCTTTCCGACACCGGGGTGCCATTCAATGTGGTGCGTGATGTCATCATGGTTGTGAGAACCTATCCGATCCGTGTGGGTGGAACGTCAGGACCTATGGGGCAGGTGATCGACTTCCAGACGATCGCTGACCGCTCGGGCATCTCCTTGGACGAGCTGGAGAAAACTGAGCGGGGGACCGTCTCTGGCCGACCACGCCGGATCGCGGAATTTGACTGGCACCGCATCCGCCTTGCCGCGCGTCTCAACGGCGCCACCAAGATTGCCCTGACCTTCGCTGACTACTTTGGGATCGAGAACCGGCAAGCGACCGACTTTGCTTCGCTCAACGTGCAGACACAGGAATTCATACGGAAACTTGAGCAGATGACTGGCATTCCTGTCGCTTACGTGTCCAAGGCATTCGCCAAGGACGGCGTGCTCGAAAGAGGGAGTTGGAAGTGA